A single window of Alphaproteobacteria bacterium DNA harbors:
- a CDS encoding transporter substrate-binding domain-containing protein — translation MQLRRRREWHSALGRGVLFSVVMLMIGSPSWAGEVLERIKNSNTLVVAVNEDYAPQSFQDVDGEWQGFDVDVAREIADRLGVGAEFKAPPWELVVSGMWRGRWEIAVNSMMPTVDRMQWLDFPTAYYFSPVRVAVRVDETRYEDVADLNAGAAPKKEGKSIVGVCRDCSYEYFITNSLSIPKKFSVKGDVALNVEARTFPNEWAAGEALGRSDSSEIDAVIAAEPTLQAMIEDAIPLRLLTGVVFYEPLAVATEKGDPELTEELKRIVDEMRADRTLSRLSEKWFGKDYSRPMAPQT, via the coding sequence ATGCAACTAAGACGTCGAAGGGAATGGCACAGTGCGCTCGGGCGCGGTGTGCTCTTTTCAGTCGTTATGCTGATGATCGGCTCTCCTAGTTGGGCCGGCGAAGTCCTCGAGCGGATTAAGAACAGCAACACACTCGTCGTCGCAGTCAATGAGGACTATGCGCCACAATCGTTCCAGGATGTGGACGGAGAGTGGCAGGGATTTGATGTCGATGTTGCCCGCGAAATCGCCGACCGATTAGGGGTCGGTGCCGAATTCAAAGCGCCTCCGTGGGAGTTGGTAGTGTCGGGAATGTGGCGCGGTCGATGGGAAATCGCGGTGAATTCAATGATGCCGACGGTTGATCGTATGCAATGGCTCGATTTTCCAACCGCCTACTATTTTTCCCCGGTAAGAGTAGCGGTCCGTGTGGATGAAACTCGTTACGAGGATGTCGCGGACTTGAACGCGGGCGCAGCGCCAAAAAAAGAAGGCAAATCGATCGTCGGCGTGTGCCGCGATTGTAGTTACGAATATTTCATTACCAACAGTCTGTCGATTCCAAAAAAGTTCTCGGTCAAAGGCGATGTTGCACTGAATGTTGAGGCGAGAACGTTCCCCAACGAGTGGGCAGCCGGCGAGGCACTCGGTCGATCGGACAGCAGCGAAATCGACGCCGTGATCGCTGCCGAACCGACGCTGCAGGCGATGATCGAAGATGCAATTCCACTGCGTTTGCTGACAGGCGTGGTCTTCTATGAGCCGCTCGCCGTCGCGACCGAGAAGGGAGACCCCGAGCTTACCGAAGAGCTCAAAAGGATCGTCGACGAGATGCGCGCGGATCGAACACTTTCCCGCTTGTCGGAAAAATGGTTCGGCAAAGACTATAGCCGACCAATGGCACCCCAAACATAA
- a CDS encoding tetratricopeptide repeat protein has protein sequence MAWLKNEVIQEQIDAFGGSVQWSGGDSMLGLFDSVVDAVECACRIQSALATENSAVADGSAVRMRIGINFGDIILDGDDVAGESVNLAARLEGLCEPGGLALSGSAYREVHNKVLLPYEEMGQRWLKNIAEPVRVYRVRPTDIDRRIRPKSRGPMRLWRVWRRRVLRPWVPVTASAVVVAAVLVFAFGQQIVPGLLGSPNAQADEAIAVLPFENLSGDADQDHIARGIATDLIVDLSQIESASVVARSSSFRYQQRPVDLEEVTRLLGARYVVEGTVFRRADDIRVNVSLNDASTGRQLWAARFDGSTSQLFAFQHEITNKVLEAVEIKLGGRTRPRSTSVSDFALRNLFFRAREAYFIDQPDQLALAKRLFEETLRLDPNFTVAYAYLAAIYWAGFDRDWSNALGLGTQQTLNLALQNLEQSLKAPIALTYQVQSRVLAWEGDFEKSLEAAKEAESLDPNDPVGRLTMAIALIYAGNPKEALNYLDEASKVDPLNRADYLFWIGLADYILENYENARRALRMSLELNREDDWTHLLLAATLGQLGEVGQAQHEAEIVQDMRRQSGEAAYTLRDVQYWSFSNESDNVRLCEGLAKAGLSGTCN, from the coding sequence TTGGCTTGGCTTAAGAATGAGGTCATTCAGGAACAGATCGACGCATTCGGCGGCTCTGTGCAGTGGTCCGGCGGGGATTCCATGCTCGGTCTCTTTGACAGCGTGGTGGATGCGGTCGAGTGCGCTTGCCGCATACAGTCGGCTTTGGCGACCGAAAATTCCGCGGTCGCGGACGGCAGTGCAGTTCGCATGAGAATTGGCATCAACTTTGGCGACATTATCCTCGATGGTGACGACGTTGCCGGCGAGAGCGTCAATCTCGCCGCGCGCTTGGAGGGGCTGTGTGAGCCGGGTGGGTTGGCCCTCTCGGGGTCGGCCTATCGCGAAGTCCACAACAAAGTGCTCTTGCCGTATGAAGAAATGGGTCAACGATGGCTAAAGAACATTGCCGAGCCCGTACGAGTTTATCGCGTACGACCAACGGACATAGATCGCCGGATCCGACCCAAGAGTAGAGGGCCAATGCGATTGTGGCGGGTCTGGCGCCGGCGCGTCCTTCGACCATGGGTACCCGTCACGGCCTCCGCGGTTGTCGTTGCGGCCGTCCTTGTCTTCGCCTTTGGCCAGCAGATCGTGCCTGGGTTACTTGGTTCGCCAAACGCACAAGCTGACGAGGCCATCGCGGTCTTACCGTTCGAGAATCTAAGCGGAGATGCCGACCAAGATCATATTGCCCGCGGCATCGCAACCGATCTCATTGTCGACCTATCCCAGATCGAGTCTGCATCGGTCGTCGCTCGAAGCTCATCCTTTCGCTATCAACAAAGACCCGTCGATCTCGAGGAAGTGACTCGCCTTCTCGGCGCAAGGTATGTCGTGGAGGGAACGGTTTTTCGGCGGGCCGACGATATTCGGGTGAACGTTTCCTTGAATGACGCGTCTACCGGACGGCAATTGTGGGCTGCGCGGTTTGACGGCAGCACGTCGCAGCTATTCGCGTTTCAGCACGAAATTACAAACAAGGTTCTCGAGGCGGTCGAAATCAAGCTCGGTGGTCGCACACGGCCGCGATCGACGTCGGTTTCCGATTTTGCGTTAAGAAATCTGTTCTTCAGAGCGCGTGAGGCCTATTTCATCGACCAACCGGACCAACTCGCTCTTGCAAAACGCCTGTTCGAAGAAACCCTTCGATTGGACCCGAATTTCACCGTTGCCTATGCCTATTTGGCCGCAATTTACTGGGCGGGTTTCGATCGCGACTGGTCCAATGCCCTTGGTTTGGGTACTCAACAGACGCTCAATTTAGCGCTGCAAAACCTCGAGCAATCGTTGAAAGCTCCGATTGCACTAACATATCAAGTGCAATCGCGCGTACTGGCTTGGGAGGGTGATTTCGAGAAGTCTCTCGAGGCAGCCAAAGAGGCTGAAAGCTTAGATCCTAATGATCCGGTCGGTCGACTTACCATGGCGATTGCTCTGATCTATGCCGGGAATCCGAAAGAGGCGCTCAATTATCTGGACGAGGCAAGCAAGGTCGATCCGTTGAACCGCGCAGACTATCTCTTCTGGATAGGATTGGCAGACTATATTCTCGAGAACTATGAAAACGCGAGACGGGCGTTACGCATGTCGCTCGAGCTAAATCGAGAAGATGATTGGACACACCTTCTGCTAGCGGCGACGCTCGGTCAACTTGGAGAGGTTGGCCAGGCCCAGCACGAAGCTGAAATCGTTCAGGACATGAGACGACAGTCCGGCGAGGCCGCTTACACCTTGCGCGATGTGCAATACTGGTCCTTCAGCAATGAATCGGATAATGTCCGCCTTTGTGAAGGGTTGGCGAAAGCCGGATTATCTGGGACATGCAACTAA